From Candidatus Culexarchaeum yellowstonense:
ACCGCTACTACATTGGCTAACGCATGCACTGCACCCAATACATTTATCTGCATTGAATTCGGGCATACCGCGCAGAGTTTCTGGAACACTACTATACTTCTCAACGCCAACACCAGCAGGATACTTAATTGTGTATGGTTTACTTAGAGCTTCAATGGCTCTCTTAAATGATTTGAGCAATTCATGCCACCCCCAAAATAAACCTGATGATTATGGAGAATATTATGGAGAATGCGGATAAGGGCCATAGGTACTTGATGGCCCATGAGACTGCTTGATCAATTCTAAATCTTGGGGCTATTGAGTGAACTATGGATATTATGAGTGTGACTATGAAGCACTCCAATAGGAAGACTATGAAGTTGAATATTTGATTGTATATGCTTGTTGGTGGCAGTATAAGTCCCCCTGAAAGGAATAGGTTTACAAACAATCCGATGAGGACTGATGTTAGAATGTATTTTGAGGATAATATTGTTGCTAGAAGTTTTCCGGAGTATTCTGTGTATGGACCTGAAACTATCTCCACATCAGCTTCAGGTATTTCGAATGGGTTGAAGTGCAGTTTCCCAAGTACTGCAATTATGAAAACTATGGCTGCGAAGGGGTTTAGAAGGATTATTGGATAGGATTTCAGCTGAAAACTCATGATGCCGCCAATCGATAATGAATTGGATATTATGGCTGAAGAGAATATTGATGAGAGCAATGAAACTTCAATTACAAGCATCAGCTCAGCCTCCCTCCTAGATCCAACAACACTCCAAGGTGATGATGATGCCAAACCACCCAAAACCCAGAATAGGGATACACCAATTAAAATGTATGTTATGAAGATTATGCTGAGCGGATTATCTGCAAGCAAGCTTAAACCACCATAAGATATAAAGTATGTGGATAAAACTGCCAGGATGAAGCTTACTATTGGTGATGAAACAAATAAACCTTTACGTGCACTTCTAGGTATAATCGTCTCCTTAAACATCAATTTCAAAACATCGTAGAGGGGTTGTAAAACCCTACTTGAACCTAAAAGCCCCCTCAACTCACCATGCATTGAAAGTAGTGGTCCAAGCCTATACTGACTCCTAGCATAAACCTTCCTAATCTCATAATTGAACAAGACTCCAAGGATGAAGCATAACACTGGAATAAATATTATTGCTAGGAGCACAACCATCACCCCCTCCAACCCTTAAATGCTAGATTCTTAAATTCATCACCACTCAAAGTCCACTGCTCCCCCCTCTTGGAATCAACTATCATTACACGATCTGTGCATGAGAAGCATGGGTCAACGCTACCAATAATTATTGGTGCATCTGCAAGTCTACAACCTTTAAGCATGAATTTGAGGGCTGCAATATTACGGTAACTTGGAGTTCTAATCCTAACAGTGTGCGGTATATCCATACCATTCGAAATTACGTAGTAGACTAGTTCACCCCTAGGAGCTTCAACCTTACTTAAAGCTTCACCCTCAGGGAATGGTTTAAGTTCTGAAGTAGCTACTGGTCCACCAATACTCTTCAACCTATCAACACATTGTAGACATATATCTATGGATACAAGGGTTTCCTTAACTCTAACCATAACCCTTGAAAGTACATCCCCAGCCTCCTCAACCACAACATCCCAACTTATATGCCCCTCATCATAGAATGAGTATGGACTATCCCTTCTAACATCAATCTTCCATCCACTAGCCCTAGCAGTTGGCCCTACAGCTCCAGCCTCCCTAGCATCACTTAGAGACATGACACCTACACCCTCAGTCCTACGCCTAACAATGCTATGTGAAGCTATATCTTCAGCTAGTTTTTTGAAATCCCTCTTAACTTCAAGCAGTTTACTTTCAACTTTACTAAGCTGCTCCTTAGTGACATCGAATCTTACGCCGCCAATACTCATGGAATCTGCATGAACCCTATTGCCCGATAGCAATTCAATGCAATCCTGTATTGGCTCCCTAATCTTCCAAGCCCACATGAGCAAAGTTTTAAAGCCAATCAAGTCTCCTGCAACGCCAAGCCATAGGAGGTGACTATGTATCCTATTCAACTCAGCCATTAAAACCCTAATATACTCAGCCCTCTCAGGGACATTTACCCCAAGAATGCGTTCCACAGCATTCACGAAAGCCAATTGATGCGGAACACTACATATACCACATATCCTACCAACAAGGAATAGGTCACGCCAAAAAGTCCTACTCTCAGCCAACTTCATTATCCCACGATGATTCAAACCAACCTTAATATCCACATCAACAACATCTTCACCATCAACGAATAACTTGAAGAATCCACCTTCAAGCATTGCCGGATGATATGGACCTATGGGTAGAGTGACTTGCTTAACCCCAGCCTTAGATTCACTGGAACTCTCAACTGGGTTAGGCCACTCAAAGGGGAGGAAGATGTGTCTAGGGTCGGGGTGACCATCAAACTCAACTCCAAGGAGCTCCATAGTCTCCCTCTCAGCCCAATTAGCTTGATAAGTCAATTGTGCAACTGATGGAAACTTCGCTGGTTCACCATCACCATAAGCATACAATATTACATGGGCATGTCTATCTATGTGTTCAAGACTGTAGATGTGCATGAGCCTAATACCATCAAAACCCATGTCTGAAGCTGTGACATGGACAATTCTAGAGCCTATGGAAAGCATGTATTTAGCTGCATCCAGAAGCCTATTTGGACTGGTCTTAACACGTACATGCTTACCTCCACAACCATAACCAGTAATTTCAAAATCGGGTTTAAGGATGTTTCCAAGCTCATTTAAAACATCATTTAAACTCTTCATCCCAGATCACCATAAATCCATAAATTTAAACATAACATCATTATGGAGGGATACTCCATAGGCTAGAAAGCCATGATACATTATACCAATTATAA
This genomic window contains:
- a CDS encoding NADH-quinone oxidoreductase subunit H, with the protein product MVVLLAIIFIPVLCFILGVLFNYEIRKVYARSQYRLGPLLSMHGELRGLLGSSRVLQPLYDVLKLMFKETIIPRSARKGLFVSSPIVSFILAVLSTYFISYGGLSLLADNPLSIIFITYILIGVSLFWVLGGLASSSPWSVVGSRREAELMLVIEVSLLSSIFSSAIISNSLSIGGIMSFQLKSYPIILLNPFAAIVFIIAVLGKLHFNPFEIPEADVEIVSGPYTEYSGKLLATILSSKYILTSVLIGLFVNLFLSGGLILPPTSIYNQIFNFIVFLLECFIVTLIISIVHSIAPRFRIDQAVSWAIKYLWPLSAFSIIFSIIIRFILGVA
- a CDS encoding NADH-quinone oxidoreductase subunit C encodes the protein MKSLNDVLNELGNILKPDFEITGYGCGGKHVRVKTSPNRLLDAAKYMLSIGSRIVHVTASDMGFDGIRLMHIYSLEHIDRHAHVILYAYGDGEPAKFPSVAQLTYQANWAERETMELLGVEFDGHPDPRHIFLPFEWPNPVESSSESKAGVKQVTLPIGPYHPAMLEGGFFKLFVDGEDVVDVDIKVGLNHRGIMKLAESRTFWRDLFLVGRICGICSVPHQLAFVNAVERILGVNVPERAEYIRVLMAELNRIHSHLLWLGVAGDLIGFKTLLMWAWKIREPIQDCIELLSGNRVHADSMSIGGVRFDVTKEQLSKVESKLLEVKRDFKKLAEDIASHSIVRRRTEGVGVMSLSDAREAGAVGPTARASGWKIDVRRDSPYSFYDEGHISWDVVVEEAGDVLSRVMVRVKETLVSIDICLQCVDRLKSIGGPVATSELKPFPEGEALSKVEAPRGELVYYVISNGMDIPHTVRIRTPSYRNIAALKFMLKGCRLADAPIIIGSVDPCFSCTDRVMIVDSKRGEQWTLSGDEFKNLAFKGWRG